The sequence GACGACGTGCGCCCGCTTACCCGCCTGACGCTGGCGCACGCCATTCAGGTGCAGGCGCGGCACTGGAAGCTGCCGGAAGACGCCATCTGGACAGCCTATGAGCGCGAATACCAACGCCTCGGACAGACAGCGGCCCCGGCCCTTCCCGGCGCACTGGAAGCGATGCGTGCCGTGCATGCAGGCGGCGGCCTGAATCTGCTGGCAACCCACCGTGACCGGGACGGCGCGGCGTGGCGGCTGAAGGCGGCGGGTCTGTGGCCCCTGCTCGACGATCTGCTGAGCGTGTCGGACGGCTACCCGCGCAAACCTGCCCCCGATCTCTTTGGGGCGCTGCTGGAACGCTGGCACCTGAACCCCGCCGAGGTGCTGGTGGTCGGAGACCGCACGCTGGATATAGACGCGGGCCACGCGGCAGGTTGCCCGGCAGCGCTGCTGGTCACGCTGGGTGTGGAACTGGGCAGCCGGGCTGATGTGGTGCTGAAGTCGCTGTTCGAGCTGGCGCAGCTGTGGCCCGGGCCTGTCATGATCTGAGGGGCAGAGCGGCCTAAGTCACTCGCCCAAACACTCCAGAAATTCAAAACGGTAGATGCCAAAGAAGCGCCGGACACCCTTGCGAGTATCCGGCGTCTTTCATCTGGCGGAGAGGGTGGGATTCGAACCCACGGTGCAGTTGCCCACACAACAGTTTTCGAGACTGTCCCATTCAACCACTCTGGCACCTCTCCAATGTCCTGCCTGCGGGCAGGCGAACGCCAATCTAGCACGCCGTTTCTGGGTCGGCAAGACGGACGGGGCAGCACAGGCGCTAGAGTTGAGCCAGCATGACCGTCACCCCGCCTCCCGCCCCGCCGCCGACCACCCTTCCACCCAAGAAATCTGCTGGACGCAACATCGTGGTGGTGATGGTCGGTACGCTC is a genomic window of Deinococcus ruber containing:
- a CDS encoding HAD hydrolase-like protein, producing the protein MSAALWKHVLWDLDGTLLDTYPATDAALMAALASLGAAVSVDDVRPLTRLTLAHAIQVQARHWKLPEDAIWTAYEREYQRLGQTAAPALPGALEAMRAVHAGGGLNLLATHRDRDGAAWRLKAAGLWPLLDDLLSVSDGYPRKPAPDLFGALLERWHLNPAEVLVVGDRTLDIDAGHAAGCPAALLVTLGVELGSRADVVLKSLFELAQLWPGPVMI